One Thomasclavelia spiroformis DSM 1552 DNA window includes the following coding sequences:
- a CDS encoding class C sortase: protein MKKNVVRIILIVGFCIGLIISLYPLISNIYSRRNQIQVINDYTEDIKEIDTKQIAKELELANAYNRKLNQTIVLTDPFDPSAIDMADDVYYDILNYTDDGVMAYINIPKIDVNLPIYHGTDSEHMLKGVGHLVGTSFPVGGIDTHAVLSAHSGLSTAELFTNLADLKKDDLFYIHVLDDVLAYEVDKINVVKPNETNDLKIVPGQDYVTLVTCTPYGINSHRLLVRGHRVEYNPDLEKQESKKANNDVWFKEYIKSIVSGIGIIVLIIIFIVVLKRVKRVLRR, encoded by the coding sequence ATGAAAAAAAATGTAGTTAGAATAATATTAATAGTAGGTTTTTGTATTGGTTTAATAATTAGCTTATATCCATTAATTAGTAATATCTATTCTAGAAGAAACCAGATCCAAGTTATCAATGATTATACTGAAGATATTAAGGAAATTGATACGAAACAAATTGCAAAAGAGTTGGAATTAGCCAATGCTTATAATCGTAAATTAAATCAGACAATTGTTTTGACTGATCCCTTTGATCCAAGTGCTATTGACATGGCTGATGATGTGTATTATGATATTTTAAATTATACTGATGATGGGGTAATGGCATATATCAATATTCCAAAAATCGATGTTAATTTGCCAATTTATCATGGTACTGATAGTGAACACATGTTAAAGGGTGTAGGACATTTAGTAGGTACATCTTTTCCAGTTGGTGGTATTGATACACACGCAGTTCTATCAGCTCATTCAGGGTTATCTACAGCAGAATTGTTTACTAATTTAGCAGATTTAAAAAAAGATGATTTGTTTTATATTCATGTATTAGATGATGTATTAGCTTATGAAGTTGATAAAATAAACGTGGTCAAACCTAATGAAACTAATGATTTAAAGATTGTTCCAGGGCAGGATTATGTAACTTTAGTTACATGTACACCTTATGGAATTAACAGTCATCGTTTATTGGTTAGAGGTCATCGAGTTGAATATAATCCAGATTTAGAAAAACAAGAAAGTAAAAAAGCTAATAATGATGTATGGTTTAAAGAATATATTAAATCGATTGTAAGTGGGATTGGAATTATTGTATTAATTATTATTTTTATTGTCGTATTAAAAAGAGTTAAAAGGGTATTACGGAGGTAA